In Ruminococcus flavefaciens AE3010, the genomic stretch CGACTGGTCGGGAATAGGCATACTGCTTGAATTTGCTTCTCCCGAATACGCTATCACTCTGGAAGCAGACGACGGTCAGTTTGTGGAATGGGACACGATAAAGGGCAGCGGACCTGTCACGAATGCAGGCAAGACATATGAGATCGGCGAAAGCGGCTCTATATTCTGGGATCCCGACGATACGTGCTATACCGACGGATTTGTGGCTGAGATAACAGTCAAGGGCACAAACGGCGACAAGCAGGTCGAGCTTGGCAAGATATACATTACACACAACGACAGGCTCGTTTTTACTGCGTCACCGGAAAAGCCCGAAATCTCTGCCCTTGATAATATCAGAAAGCAGCTGTCCGAATTTTTTGCCGCAGAAAAGATAGACTATACTGTTATCCCAAAGAGCAAAATGCCAGAGCAGTTCAAGGATAAGTATGTATTTATAAAGGTCAATACCGCTGACACAAGCTATGCTGTACGTTATGGTGCGTTTCTGAAAGAAAATAACATTGACAACAGCCTAATAAAGTCTATCCCATATAAAATAGACAGTGATACGGAGCTCAACAAGATAAGAGCCCTGCTGTACTGCTATATACTTGAAAACAATATCAATGCAAGCGTTGACCCTACCGATGAAGAAGCAGACCTGAAAAACAAGACTGTTCTTGTGAAATACGCTGATTCCGCAAATATACGCACTCAGCTGGAAAGCTTCCTCAAAGAAAAGAACATTGACCTTAAATTAGTTGAATTTCTCGCAGTTGAATAAATAATAAAGCTCCGCCTGCGCGGAGCTTTATTTATGACATTTAACTGTACATGATCAATGACAGTGCCGTAATCGAGTCTGCAAGCATCAGCGCAGAAGCTTGCGGCGATCCACCGCTCGGGTATACCGCTTACGTTACTTTCTTTTTCGTCTGTCCTTACCCGTCCTTTCATAAAACTGTTTCTTATCCTTATATAACATTGCATCGGCAAGCTGGTAGAGCTTATCGATCGTACTGTCTTCGGTTTTCATGGCATAACCGATAGAACAGGTATAAGGAGTTTTGGCTAATTCCTGTCGGATGCGTTCTATCAATGATAGGACTTCGTCTTCCGTAGTATCGATGCATAAGATCATATACTCATCGCCGCCGATACGATAAACACGCTGTCCGTGGTGTGCGGCTTTCCAGAAGCAGTCTGCAAGTACCTGAAGTGCAGTATCTCCTGCTATATGCCCTTCACGGTCGTTGATTTCTTTTAAGCCGTTCATATCCATTGCGACGACTGCTGTAATGTCATTTGAATATCTTTCAGCGTCGGTATAATAGCTTTGACGGTTCAGAAGATTCGTAAGGGGATCGTGCTTTGTGGATTTCTGGAGCAGGAACACATAGTAGAGCATAACATTTACCGCAATTGTCATATTGAACCAGTGCGATGTTGAGTCGCTTGCAAATAACGGTAGTATCAGGCACATGATAGAAGTTAGCGAAATA encodes the following:
- a CDS encoding GGDEF domain-containing protein; the protein is MGIVLYSDVHLEQKMIRRIAIANVLMFLYSISCYAETYLGNQTEYTLLRPILSAFNYSLITFILVTVIMIMFPNQKRYLFFPAVMNTVLCFISVPTKIVFFISEDNHFFRGTLGYLPYFINALYLLYFIISLFRNSRSQKEEFRLILYISLTSIMCLILPLFASDSTSHWFNMTIAVNVMLYYVFLLQKSTKHDPLTNLLNRQSYYTDAERYSNDITAVVAMDMNGLKEINDREGHIAGDTALQVLADCFWKAAHHGQRVYRIGGDEYMILCIDTTEDEVLSLIERIRQELAKTPYTCSIGYAMKTEDSTIDKLYQLADAMLYKDKKQFYERTGKDRRKRK